One segment of Pelecanus crispus isolate bPelCri1 chromosome 2, bPelCri1.pri, whole genome shotgun sequence DNA contains the following:
- the XIRP1 gene encoding xin actin-binding repeat-containing protein 1 isoform X2 — MGGQWIWAPPNSQAKNMEKADKLRPAQSFPSLCHSPRSSPDHRAVPLRKSVSVSELVARYQSILDCESSMSKQEHPKLMERRYLPQTNVSPMGKKHVLSQSHPSDKCSSKSMEDLPIPNISAPTRNLRGLLTSFDTPKATPWHKSSHFAPLKTPSPNGILMKREADARIMTTIQPLSMESKLHKDPSFPSSLQSIHRKAQWSPAAIKWKESPAKEGKLSRAGQAIISSVTDTADDSATGRSYERTRSFLDISDNTSHILHQGRGRSSAASVKELLALYLSQTAAAAAHAGSPPQPSTVKDNSIHSPHRQKKSKMSEAQKSSKVAIKKMEDDLPPPPALGSVQVIAPGSQDLNPLPVPPPKQAFSKFYQQRQVNELKRLYRHMHPELRKNLEEAVTEDLAEMLNTEDPNAQASVNLDKVLPGEVQSMRWIFENWALDSIGDHQATKKLAEEEVIPSGDVKNTSLKFESQSINGDSMATSAKVSETELARGDVHTARWLFETQPLDSLNKLYSDETEVQEAVLKEPVQGGDVKGARQLFEAQSLDAIGRCCSVEEKSILQLKSEIQELKGDVKKTVRLFQTEPLCAIRDKTGNIHEIKSVCREEIQSNAVRTARWLFETQPLDTINKDTSKVKIIRGISLEEIGRPDVSGARWIFETQPLDAIREITVEEQDFKASTDFVTGADVSKQRMLFETQTLDSLKGEASESVVAKEQVIGGDVKSTLWLFETQPMETLKDNFEVGRLKKVELSAEEKGDVKQRKHVFETCPLGSISKAFEEEIPATSMEEVVKGDVKSFKTLFETLPLDSIKQADAEPVTKEEEKIPAGNVKANQILFETTPLYAIKDSFGNFHEVTSVSREQIISGDVKNYKWMFETRPLDQFDESTKKVDIIRGITKQEVVAGDVRTAKWLFETQPMDVIQHQAMQGEERPSVKREISQRGDVKTCRWLFETQPIHTLYEKAEKKQEEDDSVPQADVKSYTWMFETQPLDSLKGQEEQYLQVSKAYSQEELQGVDVKTVRHLFETEPLGSSAVGEADRKKTMRYSSRVEIQSGEVSRVKEFFEAKPLDTVPKATSQKDDGTIEAGSVHKFTWLFENYPMDSLKDSSEGIQEIPPEKGIKGGDVGGKRFIFETYSLDQIHDKVDETELQKIQKDTMSKANIKSCTMLFESQPLYAIQDKEGGYHEVTSVQKEEIMKGDVKGARWLFETKPLDQIKKEEEVFVIRAVTQEDIKKGDVQTARWRFETEPLDSFSGGKMSVPRTVDDVQKGDVQSNKQLFESQQVGQKKYVRMVSVSDVQRGDVRTSTWLFENQPVDSLYGDAERGSSISTVQREDSQKGDVKRCTWLFETQPMDTLKDPEVTTSVGAQETIPRADVKSTTWLFESTPLDKFSASEGSIETELKERTMKETLETLCTCQAIQHDGILIEANDTESVKMVKYQLSSPGDPEIVKEEIVGGHLQRIMLQLLHRTNVEAQSVLVEEDREGKIKVSPLQLLDQSEAVKGKEDLSGNVAKALQGLLSQDASVKKGMVLQETRSGSVKMTLYSLLFHSVQQKVVKGDVKSTIGNLLAFSQEQKATATVKREDNEKGNVQLFASCIEKGDLDYLKNLQQESEIQSLISSQAEQGADESAPWVVPRAKIHILPNKEQLEKVIADSEPRAMEGAKKVFACESMGKEGTLEKEVMHAAGVTGTTVQCLGKPLPTGMGKEEILSGGLKVTTKSIQRVADVSKKAEKEEATTASLKEPKAMTQGKFPTQVMAQSGEMAGKQQSLVTGVAIQMQPEEKALGSDLQAAMQSLRLATAEAKNIQHHVQSKLQRNREEVHMACRQQAASTQGTVTLQSTVRQQDSASTTQENTSTATRTTTTRVQEASKTHTSMSQKSIASHKKVSASEEVQGRQLLSQECQVVPSRDFSIKDGLYTATPVKTYINPFVESDYKEQSVQEERDVIIRGDVQTAIRALQSAATEQRLVEKEDVVRGNLEATLQSLEKSNVNVSKGDFKAAMIYRNAGQSYSVCKKKNETQVISNQTAVVASGSQADNDFPPPPSVAVTKAEHCPPSTKATREGALPLPARKDEAPGCSAPLQNPLFALPSLSYKPSDQSPAEKPRTPPKAEITAPPRKKPVPPPKPEHLLHEAHSASANNSTSRSTKPTPPPLPPKPPGLREISSPKPLPTELGLSCMEVREQSGHGEVQAKKCCTLETSVNKPVTVQGMSPERKLPKNVAKTPLQMAEERYKASKGGQGKVESDSAKTSKPIKNGVVSSEVEQGMMSREATAPRRCPGEVLYQTCPGRPQTLNVQGQTEPNTSPVGHTTPLKRGDDTAQNASSKVERENVSNSYGTWDSQRVVQQVNESRQMCHSMSFHQEPMSSFGEQQQGNSGQFKCADGEAETPAQEKPAVVMREKNKKETEDERRKRLSVHKEEIMKGNVKEAMEIFENLRRQEELQEILTRVREFEEETNKVDVKALKSFFEKVPDWVVHQKAQQAKQQDRAETLAKDDTDSVSVELVFGDLERASAEIIHLKEQTLARLLDIEEAIKKALYSVSSLKSESDIAGLSGLFKESLGNTQSSVSSSNIRKISIVSSKAKQEGITLETGEAASVEGVKVAEKTEVTKAELEVPRLVQSRVSSPSSPSYISIESAARKPAESPRTAHSPWDVPSPDCLDTQGKRDAFAQNSFSSFNHPSAGSAGHDVTPFEKRPEPVQTKVELSSMKQHTLGNANHPVSEKERCPLDTSKGSCHCRMKGGFLDYGSLNVPSPQNPRRQKSILELQTGPDGSKLYGATRTVMEQYEEMDQFGNKIITSSTTVTKQSETQTSSTCDVVSHPQYEVSASPVFRRYSKSPGEDFHTNGSFQEPGVVFVTFGNSKPKK, encoded by the exons ATGAGAGGACGCGGTCATTTTTAGACATATCAGACAACACTAGCCACATACTTCACCAAGGACGAGGGAGGTCCTCTGCAGCCTCCGTGAAGGAGCTGTTGGCTCTCTATCTCTCccagacagctgctgctgctgctcacgCTGGCAGCCCCCCACAGCCG AGTACTGTGAAGGACAACTCCATTCACTCTCcccacagacagaaaaaaagcaag ATGTCAGAAGCTCAGAAATCATCTAAAGTTGCCATCAAGAAAATGGAAGATGACTTACCTCCCCCTCCGGCCCTTGGCTCAGTCCAGGTCATCGCTCCAGGGAGCCAGGACCTTAACCCACTCCCTGTGCCTCCTCCAAAGCAAGCCTTCTCCAAGTTCTATCAGCAGCGTCAAGTGAACGAGCTAAAGAGGCTCTACAGACACATGCATCCTGAGCTCAGGAAGAACTTGGAAGAAGCTGTGACTGAGGACCTAGCAGAAATGCTTAATACTGAAGATCCCAATGCACAGGCATCTGTGAACCTGGACAAAGTTCTTCCAGGAGAGGTTCAGTCCATGCGTTGGATTTTTGAGAACTGGGCACTTGACTCCATTGGGGACCATCAAGCCACCAAGAAGCTGGCAGAAGAAGAGGTCATTCCCAGTGGAGATGtgaaaaatacttctctgaAGTTTGAAAGCCAGTCAATCAATGGGGACAGTATGGCAACATCAGCAAAGGTATCAGAAACAGAGCTTGCTAGAGGGGATGTGCATACTGCCCGGTGGCTGTTTGAAACCCAACCACTAGACTCACTAAACAAACTGTATTCAGATGAAACTGAAGTGCAGGAGGCGGTTCTCAAGGAGCCTGTCCAGGGAGGTGATGTGAAAGGTGCCAGACAGCTCTTTGAAGCACAGTCCTTGGATGCTATAGGTCGCTGCTGCTCAGTGGAGGAGAAGAGCATCCTCCAACTCAAGTCAGAAATCCAGGAGCTAAAAGGCGATGTTAAGAAGACTGTCAGGCTCTTCCAAACAGAGCCCCTCTGTGCCATCAGAGACAAAACTGGGAACATCCATGAAATCAAGTCCGTCTGCCGAGAAGAAATTCAGAGCAATGCAGTCAGAACAGCTCGCTGGCTGTTTGAGACTCAGCCCCTGGATACTATCAACAAGGACActtccaaagtgaaaataatccGTGGGATTTCATTGGAAGAAATTGGAAGACCAGATGTCAGTGGAGCAAGGTGGATATTTGAAACTCAGCCTCTGGATGCCATCAGAGAAATCACAGTTGAAGAACAGGACTTCAAGGCTTCAACGGATTTTGTCACAGGGGCAGATGTCAGTAAGCAGCGAATGCTCTTTGAAACCCAGACTCTTGATTCTCTGAAAGGAGAAGCTTCAGAAAGCGTTGTAGCCAAAGAACAAGTCATTGGAGGTGATGTGAAATCTACACTCTGGCTATTCGAAACCCAGCCAATGGAAACCCTGAAAGACAATTTTGAGGTGGGACGTTTAAAGAAAGTAGAGCTttcagcagaggagaagggagatgtgaaacaaagaaaacatgtcTTTGAGACCTGCCCCCTTGGAAGCATCTCCAAGGCATTTGAGGAAGAAATTCCAGCCACCAGCATGGAAGAGGTAGTGAAAGGGGATGTGAAGTCTTTCAAGACCCTGTTTGAGACTCTCCCCTTAGATAGCATTAAGCAGGCTGATGCTGAGCCTGTCAccaaagaagaggagaagattCCAGCTGGCAATGtcaaagccaaccaaatcctgttTGAGACAACACCTCTGTATGCCATCAAGGATAGCTTTGGTAACTTCCATGAAGTCACCTCTGTAAGCAGAGAGCAAATCATCAGTGGTGATGTCAAGAACTACAAATGGATGTTTGAAACAAGGCCTCTGGACCAGTTTGATGAAAGCACCAAGAAAGTGGATATAATACGGGGGATCACAAAACAAGAGGTGGTGGCTGGTGATGTCAGAACAGCCAAGTGGCTCTTTGAAACTCAGCCCATGGATGTCATTCAGCACCAAGCTATGCAAGGTGAGGAGCGTCCCTCAGTGAAGCGGGAGATCTCCCAGCGGGGGGATGTGAAGACCTGCAGGTGGCTTTTTGAGACCCAGCCCATCCACACCCTGTACGAGAAGGCTGaaaagaagcaggaggaggatgacAGTGTGCCCCAAGCTGATGTGAAGTCATACACATGGATGTTTGAGACTCAGCCCCTGGACTCCCTGAAAGGTCAGGAGGAGCAGTATTTACAAGTCAGTAAGGCATACAGCCAGGAGGAATTACAGGGAGTTGATGTCAAAACTGTCCGGCACCTATTTGAGACTGAACCCTTGGGCAGCAGTGCTGTTGGTGAAGCTGACCGAAAGAAAACCATGCGGTACTCCAGTCGTGTGGAGATACAGTCTGGGGAAGTGTCCAGAGTGAAGGAGTTCTTTGAAGCTAAGCCCTTGGATACAGTCCCCAAAGCAACATCCCAGAAGGATGATGGGACAATTGAAGCCGGATCTGTGCACAAGTTCACCTGGCTCTTTGAGAACTACCCCATGGACTCCCTGAAGGACAGCTCTGAGGGCATCCAGGAAATCCCTCCAGAGAAGGGTATCAAGGGGGGAGATGTTGGAGGCAAAAGGTTCATTTTTGAGACCTATTCCCTTGACCAAATCCATGACAAAGTGGACGAGACAGAGCTCCAGAAGATCCAGAAAGACACCATGAGCAAAGCTAATATCAAGTCCTGCACAATGCTTTTTGAAAGTCAACCCTTATATGCTATCCAGGACAAAGAGGGGGGATACCATGAGGTCACCTCagtgcagaaagaagaaatcatgAAAGGTGATGTGAAAGGCGCCCGGTGGTTGTTTGAAACTAAGCCACTGGATCAGAtcaagaaggaagaagaggtgtTTGTGATTAGGGCTGTCACCCAAGAGGACATCAAGAAAGGAGATGTCCAGACTGCCCGGTGGAGGTTTGAGACAGAGCCTCTTGACTCCTTCTCAGGGGGAAAGATGTCTGTGCCCAGAACAGTAGATGATGTGCAGAAGGGAGATGTTCAGTCCAACAAGCAGCTCTTTGAGTCCCAGCAAGTGGGCCAGAAGAAGTACGTGAGGATGGTCAGTGTCAGTGATGTTCAGCGGGGTGATGTGAGGACATCCACTTGGCTTTTTGAAAACCAGCCTGTGGACTCCCTGTACGGGGATGCGGAGAGAGGCTCATCTATCAGTACAGTGCAGAGAGAGGACAGCCAGAAAGGCGATGTAAAACGCTGCACTTGGTTGTTTGAAACCCAGCCAATGGACACCCTTAAGGACCCCGAGGTGACGACCAGTGTTGGAGCCCAAGAAACGATCCCTCGTGCAGATGTGAAAAGTACAACGTGGCTCTTCGAGAGCACACCCTTGGATAAATTTAGTGCTTCTGAAGGTAGTAtagaaacagaactgaaagaaaGGACTATGAAGGAGACTTTAGAGACGCTCTGCACTTGCCAGGCTATTCAGCATGATGGGATCCTCATTGAAGCCAATGATACGGAGAGTGTGAAGATGGTGAAGTACCAGCTCAGCAGCCCAGGTGATCCAGAGATCGTGAAAGAGGAGATTGTGGGAGGCCATTTGCAAAGGATTATGTTGCAGCTCCTGCACAGAACCAATGTGGAAGCACAGAGTGTGCTGGTGGAGGAGGACAGAGAGGGCAAGATCAAAGTAAGCCCATTGCAGCTACTGGACCAGAGTGAAGCTGTTAAAGGCAAAGAGGACTTGAGTGGAAATGTAGCTAAGGCTTTACAGGGTCTCCTCAGTCAAGATGCTTCTGTGAAAAAGGGGATGGTCTTACAAGAGACAAGGTCAGGATCAGTGAAGATGACTCTCTACTCCCTCCTATTCCACTCTGTCCAGCAGAAAGTTGTCAAGGGGGATGTCAAGTCAACAATAGGGAATCTGCTGGCTTTTTCTCAGGAGCAGAAAGCAACAGCAACCGTTAAGCGTGAAGACAATGAGAAGGGAAATGTCCAGCTTTTTGCCAGCTGCATTGAGAAGGGAGATCTAGACTATCTGAAGAACCTCCAGCAGGAGTCGGAGATACAATCCCTCATCTCTTCCCAAGCAGAGCAGGGGGCAGATGAGAGTGCCCCATGGGTTGTGCCAAGGGCTAAAATACATATCTTACCAAATAAAGAACAATTAGAGAAAGTAATTGCAGACAGTGAGCCAAGGGCTATGGAGGGAGCAAAAAAGGTGTTCGCATGTGAAAGCATGGGCAAAGAGGGTACATTAGAGAAAGAGGTCATGCATGCAGCAGGTGTGACAGGCACCACTGTGCAATGTCTTGGGAAGCCCCTTCCCACAGggatgggaaaggaagaaattctgtcAGGAGGGCTTAAAGTGACTACAAAGTCAATCCAAAGGGTTGCAGATGTCAGcaagaaggcagagaaagaagaagcCACCACTGCTAGTTTGAAGGAACCCAAAGCTATGACGCAAGGCAAATTTCCAACCCAAGTGATGGCTCAGAGCGGAGAAATGGCTGGGAAACAGCAGAGTTTGGTGACTGGAGTAGCCATCCAGATGCAGCCAGAAGAGAAGGCCCTTGGGAGTGATCTTCAGGCTGCAATGCAAAGCCTGAGGCTagcaacagcagaagcaaaaaacaTTCAACACCATGTCCAGAGCAAGCTACAGAGGAACAGGGAGGAGGTCCACAtggcctgcaggcagcaggcagccagcacacAGGGGACAGTGACCCTTCAATCAACCGTACGCCAACAAGACTCTGCATCCACCACGCAGGAGAACACCAGCACTGCCACCAGGACCACCACCACTAGAGTCCAGGAGGCATCCAAGACCCACACAAGCATGTCTCAGAAGAGCATAGCATCACACAAAAAGGTCAGTGCTTCAGAGGAAGTACAGGGACGACAACTATTGAGCCAGGAATGCCAAGTTGTGCCTAGTAGAGATTTTAGCATTAAGGATGGCCTTTATACTGCCACACCCGTGAAAACCTATATAAACCCTTTTGTTGAGTCTGATTACAAAGAGCAATCagtgcaagaagaaagagatgTTATTATCAGAGGGGATGTACAGACAGCTATCAGAGCACTGCAAAGTGCCGCCACAGAACAGCGCCTGGTAGAAAAGGAGGATGTTGTCCGAGGTAATTTAGAAGCCACACTTCAGTCGCTGGAAAAGTCTAACGTTAATGTCTCCAAAGGGGATTTTAAAGCCGCTATGATATACAGAAATGCAGGGCAGTCCTATTCTgtgtgtaaaaagaaaaatgagactcAAGTCATTAGTAACCAGACTGCTGTAGTGGCTTCAGGGTCGCAGGCTGATAATgactttcctcctcctccctcagtTGCTGTGACGAAAGCAGAGCATTGCCCACCCTCAACTAAAGCAACAAGAGAAGGTGCCCTTCCACTAccagccaggaaagatgaagcCCCAGGATGTTCTGCACCACTCCAGAACCCTCTTTTTGCTCTCCCTTCTCTGTCCTACAAACCCAGTGATCAGAGTCCTGCAGAGAAGCCCAGGACTCCtccaaaagcagaaatcacTGCCCCACCCAGGAAGAAACCTGTTCCCCCTCCAAAACCTGAGCACCTCTTACACGAGGCACATTCTGCCTCTGCAAATAACAGCACAAGCAGATCAACAAAAcccacccctccacccctgcCTCCAAAACCTCCAGGTTTGAGGGAGATCAGCAGTCCAAAGCCTCTCCCCACAGAGCTGGGATTAAGCTGCATGGAAGTACGTGAACAGTCAGGCCATGGGGAGGTTCAGGCAAAGAAGTGCTGCACTTTGGAGACATCTGTGAACAAGCCTGTCACAGTTCAGGGCATGAGCCCTGAGAGAAAGCTGCCAAAAAACGTTGCCAAAACCCCTCTTCAGATGGCAGAGGAAAGGTACAAGGCCAGCAAAGGAGGACAAGGAAAGGTGGAATCAGACAGTGCTAAGACTTCAAAGCCAATAAAAAATGGAGTGGTTAGTTCTGAAGTCGAGCAGGGAATGATGAGCAGGGAAGCAACAGCACCAAGGAGATGCCCAGGTGAGGTCCTATACCAGACCTGTCCTGGTAGACCACAGACGCTTAACGTGCAAGGACAGACTGAGCCAAACACCTCCCCTGTGGGCCACACCACTCCTCTAAAGAGAGGAGATGACACTGCACAAAATGCCTCATCCAAGGTGGAAAGGGAAAATGTGTCTAATTCTTATGGAACATGGGATAGTCAGAGAGTCGTGCAGCAAGTGAATGAGAGTAGGCAAATGTGTCATTCAATGTCCTTCCATCAGGAGCCAATGAGCTCCTTTGGGGAGCAACAGCAGGGGAATAGTGGGCAATTTAAATGTGCTGATGGGGAGGCAGAGACACCTGCCCAGGAGAAGCCAGCAGTTGttatgagagaaaaaaacaagaaagaaacagaagatgagCGTCGGAAGAGGCTGTCAGTACACAAAGAGGAGATCATGAAAGGCAATGTCAAGGAGGCTATGGAGATCTTTGAGAACCTCAGGAGACAGGAGGAGCTGCAAGAGATCTTGACTCGGGTGAGGGAGTTTGAGGAGGAGACAAACAAAGTGGATGTGAAAGCTCTGAAGAGCTTCTTTGAGAAGGTCCCTGACTGGGTTGTTCATCAGAAGGCCCAGCAGGCCAAGCAACAGGACAGGGCTGAGACACTGGCAAAGGATGACACTGACAGTGTCTCAGTGGAGCTGGTTTTCGGGGACCTGGAACGAGCAAGTGCCGAGATTATCCACCTGAAGGAGCAGACACTTGCCCGGCTCCTGGACATCGAGGAGGCCATCAAGAAAGCTCTTTATTCCGTCTCTAGTCTCAAGTCTGAGTCAGACATTGCTGGACTCTCAGGGCTGTTCAAGGAGTCTCTGGGGAACACCCAAAGCTCTGTAAGCAGCAGCAATATCCGTAAAATCAGTATCGTCTCAAGCAAAGCCAAGCAGGAGGGAATCACACTGGAGACAGGGGAAGCCGCATCTGTGGAAGGTGTAAAGGTGGCAGAAAAGACCGAGGTAACCAAGGCAGAGCTAGAGGTCCCCCGCCTTGTTCAGTCTCGTGTCAGCTctccctcctcaccttcctACATCTCCATCGAGTCTGCTGCCAGGAAACCAGCAGAATCACCCAGGACAGCACATTCCCCCTGGGACGTCCCTTCACCAGACTGTCTTGACACTCAAGGAAAGAGGGATGCTTTTGCTCAGAACAGCTTTAGCTCCTTTAACCATCCATCAGCAGGGTCTGCTGGGCATGACGTGACCCCCTTTGAGAAGAGACCAGAGCCCGTCCAAACAAAAGTTGAGCTGAGCTCGATGAAACAGCACACCCTTGGCAATGCCAACCATCCAGTCAGTGAGAAAGAGAGGTGCCCTCTGGACACCTCCAAAGGCAGCTGCCACTGTAGGATGAAAGGAGGCTTTTTGGACTATGGTTCCCTGAATGTCCCCAGCCCACAAAATCCACGGAGGCAGAAAAGCATCTTGGAGCTGCAGACAGGGCCTGATGGGTCCAAGCTCTATGGAGCCACCCGGACTGTCATGGAACAGTACGAGGAAATGGACCAGTTTGGAAACAAAATCATCACTTCGTCCACCACAGTCACCAAGCAATCTGAGACACAAACCTCTTCCACATGTGATGTGGTCTCTCATCCCCAGTATGAGGTATCTGCCTCACCCGTGTTTCGGAGGTACTCGAAGAGCCCAGGCGAAGACTTCCACACCAACGGCAGTTTTCAGGAGCCAGGAGTGGTCTTTGTCACCTTTGGCAACTCCAAGCCAAAGAAATAG